One Chroogloeocystis siderophila 5.2 s.c.1 DNA segment encodes these proteins:
- the hisA gene encoding 1-(5-phosphoribosyl)-5-[(5-phosphoribosylamino)methylideneamino]imidazole-4-carboxamide isomerase: protein MEVIPAIDLLAGKCVRLYQGDYARSQVFNDNPADVAQQWVEQGATRLHVVDLDGAKQGNVVNLAAIEAITAAVSIPIQVGGGLRDSTSVAQLLNLGVQRVIVGTVAVEQPQLVADLCQEFPGQIVVGIDARNGKVATRGWLKTSEVLATQLAMQMQELGVAAIIYTDIHRDGTLSGPNIDALRELATQISIPVIASGGVSSITDLLSLLALEPLGVTGAIVGRALYTGDISLKSAVQAVGQGRLQDIPPDLGFSAFA from the coding sequence ATGGAAGTTATACCAGCGATAGATTTACTTGCAGGCAAATGCGTGCGGTTATATCAAGGAGATTATGCGCGATCGCAAGTTTTCAACGATAATCCCGCAGACGTAGCGCAGCAATGGGTAGAACAAGGCGCAACGCGATTGCACGTTGTCGATCTCGATGGCGCGAAGCAAGGTAACGTTGTCAATCTAGCTGCAATTGAGGCAATTACTGCGGCGGTATCCATACCAATTCAAGTTGGTGGAGGATTACGCGATTCCACTAGCGTTGCACAGTTATTAAACTTAGGCGTACAGCGCGTGATTGTAGGAACCGTTGCTGTTGAACAACCGCAATTAGTCGCCGACTTATGTCAAGAGTTTCCTGGGCAAATCGTTGTTGGAATTGATGCGCGCAATGGTAAAGTTGCAACACGCGGTTGGTTAAAAACATCGGAAGTGTTAGCAACGCAACTTGCAATGCAGATGCAAGAATTGGGTGTTGCTGCAATCATTTATACTGATATTCACCGTGATGGTACGCTATCAGGACCTAATATAGACGCACTCAGAGAACTTGCAACACAAATTTCGATTCCTGTTATCGCTTCGGGTGGTGTTAGTTCTATCACAGATTTATTAAGTTTACTCGCGCTCGAACCGTTGGGAGTTACTGGTGCGATTGTTGGTCGGGCATTATACACTGGAGATATTTCGCTCAAGAGTGCAGTGCAAGCTGTAGGGCAAGGTAGGTTACAAGATATTCCACCCGATTTAGGATTTTCAGCATTTGCTTAA
- a CDS encoding Uma2 family endonuclease produces the protein METLAKWTLDDYHRMIASGILDDRRVELLAGKIYEITPEAPLHTFCGGNLADYFRDRLNRQAFVREARLITLIDSEPEPDIAIVRGSWSDYRERHPGANDIYLVVEISNSSLIKDLEQKQPIYAVAGISEH, from the coding sequence ATGGAAACATTAGCCAAGTGGACACTAGACGATTATCACCGGATGATTGCATCTGGTATTTTAGACGATCGCCGCGTTGAACTATTGGCGGGAAAAATTTACGAAATCACCCCAGAAGCACCACTGCATACATTTTGTGGAGGAAACTTAGCTGATTATTTCCGCGATCGCCTCAATCGTCAAGCCTTCGTTCGCGAAGCCCGTCTAATTACACTTATAGATTCAGAACCCGAACCCGATATTGCAATTGTACGGGGTTCTTGGAGCGATTACCGAGAGCGTCATCCTGGAGCAAATGACATCTATCTGGTGGTAGAGATATCTAATTCAAGTTTAATAAAAGATTTAGAACAGAAGCAGCCCATATATGCAGTAGCAGGAATCTCAGAGCATTGA
- a CDS encoding SDR family NAD(P)-dependent oxidoreductase encodes MERLSNQVVVVVGGRSGIGLAVAKLAHAEGASVTILGRSLTKLEQAKDLIGQNVRAIATDTMDEKAVNRVFAEIGTFNHLFISAQEASTAPLSETTIEKLRPTLDSKIWGAFHVVKHSISQIRADGSITFISGLAGHRGYPGLAVAGAANAGIEAVARNLAVELAPIRVQYSLCWCR; translated from the coding sequence ATAGAACGATTATCAAATCAAGTTGTGGTTGTAGTTGGAGGCAGATCAGGAATTGGATTAGCTGTGGCAAAACTTGCTCACGCTGAAGGTGCAAGTGTCACTATTTTAGGACGTTCATTAACAAAACTCGAACAAGCAAAAGATTTAATTGGGCAAAATGTCAGAGCGATCGCAACAGATACTATGGATGAAAAGGCAGTTAATCGAGTATTTGCAGAAATTGGAACTTTCAATCATTTATTCATTTCTGCTCAAGAGGCTTCCACTGCGCCATTATCAGAAACTACAATCGAAAAACTGCGTCCTACCCTGGATAGTAAAATTTGGGGAGCCTTTCATGTTGTGAAACACAGCATCTCTCAAATTCGTGCTGATGGCTCAATTACATTTATTTCGGGTTTAGCTGGGCATCGCGGTTATCCTGGCTTAGCAGTAGCAGGAGCCGCGAATGCAGGAATTGAAGCGGTTGCGCGGAATTTAGCGGTTGAGTTAGCGCCAATACGAGTACAATACAGTTTGTGCTGGTGTCGTTGA
- a CDS encoding AI-2E family transporter, protein MTDSHKTKAQQWLSIGLPFPLVILNGWLLLQVFEYFQPLVSIFVLAAILAFILNYPVDFLQQRQIQRKYAVGIVFITALVILVGLGITLIPLFLEELNESAKLLPQWIDSGSEKLHAVDDWAASRNLPINFTELASQITARLPEELESLAQRFLGVALGAIDSVSEVIVTVVISFYFLLDGERIWKGVLKRFPPRFGIALQQSLRQNFQNYFVGQVALAVIVGIAMTLVFLFLDVPFGSIFGLGVGILTLIPFGDVLSFSLVSLLVASHDFWLGVKTLAVALVVDQIIDQIVAPRLLGSFTGLSPVGIIAALAIGTKLAGLLGLLVAVPLASCLKDVLDNMQDEPEETNSAVTADRLVSQ, encoded by the coding sequence ATGACTGATTCGCATAAAACTAAAGCACAGCAATGGTTATCAATCGGATTGCCGTTTCCTTTAGTTATCTTAAATGGTTGGTTATTGTTACAAGTTTTCGAGTATTTTCAACCATTAGTGAGTATTTTTGTTTTAGCTGCTATTTTAGCTTTTATTTTAAATTATCCTGTTGATTTTTTGCAACAACGTCAAATTCAACGGAAATATGCTGTTGGAATTGTTTTTATCACAGCTTTAGTCATTTTAGTTGGTTTAGGTATCACTTTAATTCCACTCTTTTTAGAAGAATTAAATGAAAGTGCTAAACTACTACCACAGTGGATTGATTCAGGAAGTGAAAAACTTCACGCCGTTGATGATTGGGCAGCATCGCGAAATTTACCAATTAATTTTACTGAATTAGCGAGTCAAATAACAGCACGTCTACCTGAAGAATTAGAATCTTTAGCACAGCGTTTTTTAGGAGTGGCACTAGGCGCAATCGATAGCGTCTCAGAAGTTATTGTAACAGTCGTTATTAGTTTCTATTTTCTATTAGATGGCGAACGAATCTGGAAAGGAGTTCTTAAAAGATTTCCACCACGTTTTGGTATTGCTTTACAGCAATCTTTAAGACAAAATTTCCAAAACTACTTTGTCGGGCAAGTTGCTTTAGCAGTCATTGTTGGGATTGCAATGACTTTAGTATTTCTCTTTTTAGATGTTCCTTTTGGCTCAATTTTTGGTTTAGGCGTAGGAATTCTTACCCTAATTCCTTTTGGCGATGTTTTGAGTTTTAGTTTGGTGAGTTTATTAGTTGCTTCGCACGATTTTTGGCTCGGAGTGAAAACATTAGCTGTTGCACTTGTTGTCGATCAAATTATCGATCAAATTGTTGCACCTAGGCTACTCGGAAGTTTTACCGGACTTAGTCCTGTAGGAATTATTGCAGCATTAGCTATTGGTACAAAACTTGCAGGGCTTTTAGGATTACTCGTTGCTGTACCTTTAGCAAGTTGTTTGAAAGACGTGTTAGACAATATGCAAGATGAACCTGAAGAAACTAATTCCGCAGTAACCGCAGACCGCTTAGTGTCACAATAA
- a CDS encoding heavy metal translocating P-type ATPase encodes MAHSLAIPRWTQVVKEHPDALAAIACGILLFCGWLSLYWGWLGLGLLLLFAAYVIGGYESAREGLTTLWKERELDVDLLMIVAALGAAGLGLWRREYYLIVDGAVLILIFAISGALEGYAMQRTERDIRSLMSLSADTARVLLHGQEQMIPVAKLQVGDRILVKPGELIPTDSIIVEGYTTLNEAAITGESLPVEKTIGDEVFAGTLNGYGALQLRVHQPPESSLIQRVIQLVKQAQTEAPPSQLFIERFERGYARVIVVCGILLAILPPLIWGWNWEITIYRALIFLVVASPCALMAAIMPTLLSGIANGARQGILFKSGAQLEMMGKVRAIAFDKTGTLTTGKLQVVAVIPADGVTQEEVLQVAAALEAYSEHPIGEAIVQAGNEPHRRRERREEKIENVLSHPGLGISGEIDNQEVRVGKATFVCEERPLCQRVLGKSSQRLEAEGKTVVWVARENQVLGIVAVADTVRSQAFQIVSYLKHLGVEQIVMLTGDNERTARHIAQDIGIDRVYAGLLPEDKVNVIRDLQKQYQTVAMVGDGINDAPALAQASVGIAMGAAGSDVALETADIVLMADRLDKLVAAIRLGRRSQSIIKQNIVFALGFIVLLLIANFVGNITLPLGVIGHEGSTVIVTLSGLRLLRN; translated from the coding sequence ATGGCTCATTCCCTTGCAATTCCTCGCTGGACTCAAGTTGTTAAAGAACATCCCGATGCACTTGCTGCGATCGCCTGTGGCATTTTGTTATTCTGCGGTTGGTTATCGTTGTACTGGGGTTGGCTGGGTTTAGGATTGTTACTTCTGTTTGCGGCGTATGTGATTGGCGGTTACGAAAGCGCCCGTGAAGGATTGACAACTTTATGGAAAGAAAGAGAACTTGATGTTGACTTGCTGATGATTGTCGCCGCATTAGGTGCCGCAGGATTGGGTTTGTGGCGACGAGAATATTACTTAATTGTTGATGGAGCGGTATTAATATTAATCTTTGCAATCAGTGGTGCGTTAGAAGGTTATGCCATGCAACGTACCGAACGCGATATTCGTAGTTTGATGAGTTTGAGCGCAGATACCGCACGAGTATTATTGCACGGACAAGAACAAATGATTCCGGTTGCTAAATTACAAGTTGGCGATCGCATTTTGGTCAAACCTGGAGAATTGATTCCTACCGATAGCATTATTGTTGAAGGTTACACGACGCTTAATGAAGCGGCAATTACAGGAGAATCGCTACCAGTAGAGAAGACAATTGGAGATGAAGTTTTTGCAGGTACGCTGAATGGTTACGGTGCTTTGCAACTACGAGTACATCAGCCACCCGAAAGTAGTTTAATTCAGCGCGTGATTCAACTTGTCAAACAAGCGCAAACCGAAGCACCCCCATCGCAGTTATTTATTGAGCGTTTTGAACGCGGATATGCACGGGTAATTGTGGTATGTGGAATTCTACTGGCAATTTTACCACCGTTGATTTGGGGTTGGAATTGGGAAATAACAATTTATCGGGCTTTGATTTTTTTAGTTGTGGCGTCGCCGTGTGCATTGATGGCGGCGATTATGCCTACATTATTATCGGGAATCGCCAATGGGGCGCGTCAGGGAATTTTATTTAAAAGTGGCGCACAGTTGGAGATGATGGGAAAAGTAAGAGCGATCGCTTTTGATAAAACAGGAACTTTGACGACGGGGAAATTACAGGTTGTAGCGGTGATTCCGGCGGATGGGGTGACACAAGAGGAGGTGTTGCAGGTAGCGGCGGCGTTGGAGGCTTATTCGGAACATCCCATTGGTGAGGCGATTGTGCAGGCGGGGAACGAACCACACAGACGCAGAGAACGCAGAGAAGAGAAGATAGAGAATGTGCTTTCGCATCCTGGATTGGGGATTAGCGGAGAAATAGATAATCAGGAAGTTCGAGTCGGAAAAGCAACATTCGTCTGCGAAGAAAGACCCCTTTGCCAAAGAGTGTTGGGGAAATCCAGCCAGCGACTCGAAGCTGAAGGGAAAACTGTGGTGTGGGTGGCGAGAGAAAATCAGGTACTAGGAATTGTTGCGGTGGCGGATACGGTGCGATCGCAAGCTTTTCAAATTGTTTCGTACTTAAAGCATCTGGGTGTTGAGCAAATTGTGATGCTGACGGGGGATAATGAACGCACTGCGCGTCATATTGCCCAAGATATCGGTATTGATCGCGTTTATGCGGGACTTTTACCGGAAGATAAGGTCAATGTGATTCGCGATTTACAGAAGCAATATCAAACTGTGGCGATGGTGGGTGATGGGATTAATGACGCACCTGCACTTGCTCAAGCATCGGTGGGAATTGCCATGGGGGCGGCGGGAAGTGATGTGGCGTTGGAAACGGCGGATATAGTGTTAATGGCGGATCGTTTGGATAAGTTAGTTGCAGCGATTCGATTAGGAAGGCGATCGCAATCGATTATTAAACAAAATATTGTGTTTGCTTTGGGGTTTATTGTATTACTACTAATTGCGAATTTTGTAGGTAATATTACCTTGCCTTTGGGTGTAATTGGGCATGAAGGTTCAACTGTTATTGTGACACTAAGCGGTCTGCGGTTACTGCGGAATTAG
- a CDS encoding type II toxin-antitoxin system RelE/ParE family toxin: MNDGNKPLVWLSGEVKTPPFSSEARIEVGFLLRKLQNGETLSLPHSRPMPSIGSHCHELRITDLNKEWRIIYRIDEDAILILDVFQKTTQKTPSSVIENCKKRIKRYDEI, translated from the coding sequence ATAAACGATGGCAATAAACCATTAGTTTGGCTAAGTGGTGAGGTGAAAACACCACCCTTCTCATCTGAGGCTCGCATTGAAGTTGGGTTTTTGTTACGTAAACTCCAGAATGGAGAGACATTATCGTTACCACATTCGCGCCCGATGCCTAGTATCGGTTCTCACTGCCATGAACTAAGAATTACAGACTTGAATAAAGAGTGGCGAATTATCTATCGTATTGATGAAGATGCAATTTTGATTCTAGACGTTTTCCAAAAAACTACACAAAAAACACCATCTTCGGTAATTGAAAATTGCAAGAAGCGGATAAAGCGGTATGACGAAATATAA
- a CDS encoding helix-turn-helix transcriptional regulator, with protein sequence MDSAKRQRLEAASWKIGTAEEFLGLSSAEVALIEMKLALSRKLKEYRLNRKLSQAALARQIDSSQSRVAKMEAGEPSVSTDLLIRALLSIGATPRDIAEAISVTTTSIEDAADKNLQLGASH encoded by the coding sequence ATGGATTCAGCAAAACGTCAACGGTTGGAAGCAGCAAGCTGGAAAATTGGCACGGCAGAGGAGTTTCTGGGACTTTCGTCGGCAGAAGTTGCTCTAATTGAAATGAAGCTAGCACTTAGTAGAAAATTAAAAGAGTATCGCTTAAATCGTAAGCTTTCTCAAGCTGCTTTAGCACGGCAGATTGATTCGAGTCAATCAAGAGTAGCAAAAATGGAAGCTGGAGAACCATCCGTTTCTACTGATTTGTTAATTCGTGCTTTACTGTCGATAGGAGCAACACCGAGAGATATTGCTGAAGCAATTTCTGTGACTACCACCAGTATTGAAGATGCAGCAGATAAAAATTTACAGTTGGGTGCAAGTCATTGA
- a CDS encoding precorrin-8X methylmutase has protein sequence MANEYLTIKELTETVGGNMTPRMVRHYHQVGLLPQPVRSHSNYRLYTQQDVQQLRRIVALKQQGFQLSHIRQLLETDSSSENTLTTQLQQQYQSVMQQLARLRQTAAALEGLLGRDRACQNLQAEAIAQLRLLEVETQDGLGQLEQLWDSWDAATHDHPEAFAESLQRLLPDLSDRSEIEADLLSKLVLACGDVSLVNFVRLGNQAIAAARNALSSNCQVVGDVPAVVAAFDQTRLKHLGCKVTTLIDDPHITSAAEAEQVFWHQHQRKLQQLERGCVLVVGYAPSVLMAVCDAIENGIQPALIIGMPIGFSHAPAAKRRLMRSRIPFITTEGTLGGGLLAAVALNALAESLIEKPDCHCYLDECN, from the coding sequence ATGGCAAATGAGTACTTAACAATCAAAGAACTGACTGAAACTGTGGGTGGTAATATGACACCACGCATGGTACGGCATTATCATCAAGTGGGGTTATTACCGCAACCGGTGCGATCGCACAGCAACTACCGGCTGTATACGCAACAAGATGTCCAACAATTGCGGCGAATTGTCGCCCTAAAGCAACAAGGCTTTCAACTATCGCACATTCGTCAATTACTCGAAACCGATTCGAGTAGCGAAAACACGCTGACAACGCAACTACAACAGCAATATCAATCGGTAATGCAACAGTTAGCACGGTTACGCCAAACCGCAGCAGCCTTAGAAGGATTATTAGGGCGCGATCGCGCGTGTCAAAATTTGCAAGCCGAAGCAATTGCGCAATTGCGACTTTTAGAAGTCGAAACGCAAGATGGATTAGGACAATTAGAACAGTTGTGGGATAGTTGGGATGCTGCAACGCACGACCATCCTGAAGCTTTTGCCGAGTCGTTGCAGCGGTTATTACCCGATTTGTCGGATCGTTCTGAAATTGAAGCCGATCTTCTTTCCAAGCTTGTGTTGGCGTGTGGTGATGTGAGTTTAGTTAACTTTGTGCGGTTGGGAAATCAGGCGATCGCAGCTGCTAGAAATGCTTTATCATCAAATTGCCAAGTTGTCGGCGATGTTCCTGCTGTAGTTGCAGCCTTCGATCAAACTCGTTTAAAACATCTTGGCTGTAAAGTGACAACACTGATTGACGATCCTCATATTACCAGTGCGGCTGAAGCGGAACAAGTTTTCTGGCATCAACATCAACGAAAATTACAGCAACTTGAACGTGGGTGTGTCTTAGTGGTAGGATACGCACCATCGGTACTCATGGCAGTGTGTGACGCGATAGAAAATGGCATACAACCTGCTTTAATTATCGGAATGCCAATTGGTTTTAGTCATGCCCCCGCAGCTAAACGCAGATTGATGCGATCGCGTATTCCTTTTATTACGACTGAGGGAACGTTAGGAGGTGGTTTACTCGCAGCTGTCGCCCTTAATGCACTTGCAGAATCGTTAATTGAAAAGCCCGACTGTCATTGTTATTTAGATGAGTGTAACTAG
- a CDS encoding S8 family serine peptidase produces the protein MDKNSPANDVTKLTNNNYDDYSPLISGNKVTWYGYPEFDDSEIYFYDGQKITRLTNNNSYEFPSDISGSNVVWSDYDGNDSEIYLYKGTNTIQITDNNNYDYSPRVDGNKVVWYAYNQDFTDSNVYLYDGTKTIQLTNNNTSAYGPEISGNNVVWYAYDGNDSEIYLYNGTQTIQITNNDTPDYSPRIDGNKIVWSGYDGNDDEIYLYDGTQIIQLTNNDTYDYSPQISGNNVVWLGYDGNDSEVYLYDGTQSIQITNNNFSENDPQIDGNRIVWSGYDGNDEEIYLYDGDITQLTDNNTYDYSPQISGNKVVWSGYDGSDYEIYLYEIPPGLKLDGTEEDDILTGGRGPDTISGFGGDDILQGLGGNDLIFGGSGNDLITGGDGKDRAEGGLGNDTISGNSGNDILIGNEGNDNILGGEGNDSIEGGTGQDRLLGQAGDDLILGQGGNDILDGGDGVDLLLGGAGSDRLVGGRGNDSLSGNVGADTLVGGFDNDSLDGGVGNDRLVGVHLPVVASAPSGYGTGEIDTLFGNTGSDTFVLGDQVRAYYDDGDPLTTGESDYALITDYNASEDTLERYGTDNLYKLDYFTTPEGRVDAAMIYDSGVTARGETIAILQGKAPNSTATATTLAAQPIVDDDTSDPILENTNPLVQLEGLIEGRDYAQGEVIIKLNAGVSSSEANTLREKLGAEVIETTKTLGIQRWSISGTSVRQVIESFGNDPRIEYIQPNFIVRTTATIPSDPRFKELWGLNNTGQTGGKVDADIDAPEAWDTQTGSDVVVGVIDTGVDYTHPDLNDNMWKNPGEVAGDGIDNDGNGFVDDVYGYDFVYEDSDPMDVFGHGTHVSGTIAAEANNNQGIVGVNWNAKIMALKFLSDDGWGYTFDAIQAVEYATLMKKNHGVNINLTNNSWGGGGYDQGLYDAIAAAGQAGQLFIAAAGNGYGNDNDTNPFYPATYNLDNVISVAATNHNDQLAYFSNIGATTVDLAAPGENVLSTVPGGYAVYSGTSMATPHVAGVASLLWSEDPSLSTQEVQELLLKVDPLAALAGKVVANGRLNAFNALSELGPPNEITGTGGDDVITGTNRRDRIFGLGGNDVIQALAGKDTVFGGAGNDLILADEGDDSVEGGAGNDRIFGGDGDDILLGQGGSDSILSGEGNDSINGGDGLDRLLGEAGNDTINGGNGNDTLDGGEGNDYLNGGANLDRLFGGRGDDTLLGAAGADSLFGGLGNDSLNGGAGSDRLVGVDTSTGFGTGEIDVLAGLGDGDIFVLGDQNRVFYSDNDPVTTGESDYALITDFNASQDSIQLHGLADQYSLDFFTVNNTINAALIYDPGDTERGELIGILSNVSADLTIAAPTFAFV, from the coding sequence ATGGATAAGAACTCTCCAGCCAATGATGTTACCAAATTAACTAACAATAACTATGATGATTATAGTCCATTAATATCAGGTAATAAAGTCACGTGGTATGGCTATCCCGAATTTGATGATTCGGAAATATACTTTTATGATGGTCAAAAAATTACTCGATTAACTAATAACAATAGCTATGAGTTTCCTTCGGATATTTCAGGCAGTAACGTAGTTTGGTCGGATTATGATGGTAATGATAGTGAAATTTATCTCTACAAAGGTACAAATACTATCCAAATTACTGACAATAATAACTATGACTATAGCCCAAGAGTAGATGGCAACAAAGTTGTTTGGTATGCCTATAATCAAGACTTTACTGATAGTAATGTCTATCTTTACGATGGTACTAAAACTATCCAACTAACCAACAATAATACATCAGCTTATGGTCCAGAAATTTCTGGTAATAATGTAGTTTGGTATGCCTATGACGGCAATGATAGTGAAATCTATCTCTACAATGGCACGCAGACTATTCAAATCACCAATAATGATACGCCAGACTACAGCCCGCGGATAGATGGCAATAAAATAGTTTGGTCAGGCTACGACGGTAATGATGATGAAATCTATCTCTACGATGGCACTCAAATCATTCAACTGACTAACAATGACACATACGACTACAGCCCACAGATTTCTGGCAATAATGTAGTTTGGCTAGGATACGATGGCAATGATAGTGAAGTCTATCTCTATGATGGAACTCAATCCATCCAAATTACTAACAATAATTTTTCTGAAAATGACCCACAGATAGATGGCAACAGAATAGTTTGGTCAGGCTACGACGGTAACGATGAGGAAATCTATCTCTACGATGGCGATATCACCCAATTAACAGATAATAACACTTATGATTACAGCCCCCAAATCTCCGGCAATAAAGTTGTTTGGAGCGGATATGATGGTTCAGACTACGAAATTTACCTTTATGAGATTCCGCCAGGTCTTAAACTCGATGGCACAGAAGAAGATGATATTCTAACGGGTGGCAGAGGTCCCGACACAATTTCTGGTTTTGGTGGTGACGATATTTTACAAGGGTTGGGCGGCAATGACCTCATTTTTGGTGGCAGTGGTAATGACCTAATTACTGGAGGAGATGGTAAAGATAGAGCCGAAGGTGGACTGGGTAACGATACGATCTCTGGTAATAGCGGTAACGATATCCTAATTGGAAACGAAGGAAACGACAACATTCTTGGTGGTGAGGGTAATGACTCGATTGAGGGTGGTACTGGTCAAGACCGCTTACTCGGACAAGCAGGCGATGATCTGATCTTGGGTCAAGGTGGTAATGATATCCTTGATGGTGGAGATGGCGTAGATTTGCTCTTGGGTGGAGCCGGAAGCGATCGCCTTGTTGGTGGTAGAGGGAATGATAGTCTCAGCGGCAATGTAGGAGCAGATACTCTCGTAGGTGGATTTGATAACGATAGCCTCGATGGTGGAGTCGGAAATGATCGACTTGTTGGCGTTCACCTTCCTGTTGTTGCTAGTGCCCCTTCAGGATACGGTACTGGTGAAATTGATACGCTTTTTGGCAATACAGGTAGCGATACCTTTGTGCTGGGCGATCAAGTTCGCGCGTACTACGACGACGGCGATCCACTAACGACAGGAGAGTCTGACTACGCTTTAATCACCGATTACAACGCCAGCGAAGATACCCTAGAACGTTATGGTACAGATAATCTGTATAAACTAGACTACTTTACTACTCCAGAAGGACGAGTAGATGCAGCGATGATCTACGATTCAGGGGTGACAGCCAGGGGAGAGACGATCGCAATTTTACAAGGAAAGGCTCCTAATTCCACCGCAACTGCGACAACGCTTGCTGCTCAACCAATCGTAGATGACGATACCAGTGATCCTATTCTTGAAAATACAAACCCATTAGTCCAACTAGAGGGGTTGATAGAAGGAAGAGACTATGCACAAGGCGAGGTGATCATTAAGCTGAACGCTGGAGTCAGCAGTAGCGAAGCTAATACCCTACGCGAAAAACTAGGTGCAGAAGTTATAGAAACTACCAAAACCCTAGGAATTCAACGCTGGTCAATCTCCGGAACAAGTGTTAGACAGGTGATCGAGAGTTTCGGTAACGATCCACGCATTGAGTACATTCAACCGAACTTTATTGTTCGTACTACAGCAACAATTCCCAGCGATCCGCGATTTAAAGAACTTTGGGGACTCAACAATACAGGACAAACAGGTGGTAAGGTAGATGCCGATATTGATGCTCCTGAAGCTTGGGATACTCAAACGGGAAGTGATGTCGTTGTGGGAGTTATTGATACAGGCGTAGATTATACGCATCCAGACCTCAACGACAACATGTGGAAGAATCCAGGTGAAGTTGCTGGAGATGGCATTGACAATGATGGTAATGGATTTGTTGATGATGTCTACGGTTATGACTTCGTGTACGAAGATAGCGATCCGATGGATGTTTTCGGTCATGGAACGCACGTCTCCGGAACAATTGCCGCTGAAGCGAATAATAATCAAGGCATTGTCGGCGTCAACTGGAATGCCAAAATTATGGCGCTGAAGTTCCTGAGCGACGACGGTTGGGGCTATACTTTCGATGCGATTCAAGCAGTAGAATACGCCACCTTGATGAAGAAAAACCATGGAGTCAACATTAATCTAACTAACAATAGCTGGGGTGGTGGCGGCTACGACCAAGGATTGTATGATGCGATCGCAGCCGCAGGTCAAGCAGGACAATTATTTATCGCAGCTGCTGGTAATGGCTACGGTAACGACAATGACACAAATCCTTTTTATCCTGCGACTTACAACCTCGATAACGTCATCTCTGTCGCTGCAACTAACCATAACGATCAACTAGCCTATTTTTCTAATATTGGAGCAACAACCGTCGATCTTGCAGCACCAGGAGAAAATGTTCTCAGCACGGTTCCTGGAGGATATGCTGTCTACAGTGGGACATCAATGGCGACACCTCACGTAGCAGGAGTTGCGAGTTTACTTTGGTCAGAAGACCCTAGCCTCAGCACTCAAGAAGTCCAAGAACTACTGTTAAAGGTCGATCCACTTGCTGCGCTAGCAGGAAAAGTCGTTGCCAACGGTCGGCTTAATGCCTTTAACGCCCTCAGCGAACTAGGACCGCCGAATGAAATTACTGGTACTGGAGGTGATGATGTCATTACAGGTACTAATCGACGCGATCGCATTTTTGGTCTTGGTGGTAATGATGTCATTCAAGCATTAGCAGGTAAAGACACAGTTTTTGGTGGTGCTGGTAACGATCTGATTCTTGCTGACGAAGGTGATGATAGCGTCGAAGGCGGTGCTGGTAACGATAGAATCTTCGGTGGCGACGGCGATGATATTTTATTAGGTCAAGGTGGTAGCGATAGCATCCTCAGCGGCGAGGGTAATGACTCGATTAATGGTGGTGACGGTCTAGATCGCCTTTTGGGTGAAGCTGGCAACGATACAATTAATGGTGGTAATGGCAATGATACCCTTGATGGCGGAGAAGGCAACGACTACCTCAACGGCGGTGCTAATTTAGATCGTCTTTTTGGTGGACGAGGAGACGATACCCTCTTGGGTGCAGCCGGTGCAGATAGTCTTTTTGGTGGATTGGGTAACGATTCGCTCAATGGCGGTGCGGGAAGCGATCGCCTAGTTGGTGTTGATACCTCTACTGGTTTCGGTACAGGTGAAATTGATGTTCTTGCTGGATTAGGAGACGGCGATATCTTTGTTTTAGGAGATCAAAACCGTGTCTTCTACAGTGATAACGATCCTGTAACCACAGGCGAATCAGACTATGCTCTGATTACCGATTTCAACGCTAGCCAAGATTCTATTCAACTACATGGTTTAGCTGACCAGTATAGCTTAGACTTCTTCACGGTTAATAATACGATCAATGCTGCTTTAATTTACGATCCTGGTGATACGGAAAGAGGCGAACTTATTGGTATTTTATCGAATGTTTCTGCCGATCTAACTATCGCTGCGCCTACTTTTGCGTTTGTCTAA